One window of the Candidatus Saccharibacteria bacterium genome contains the following:
- the nrdR gene encoding transcriptional repressor NrdR, translating into MKCSQCTCDDTKVIESRDVAEGESVRRRRACATCGYRFTTYERIEQPQLIVVKNDSTRQLFNRQKLLAGLYRACEKTSVTGLQLEKLVQSIEHELYARADNEVSSGKIGEMVMSRLSELDEVAYVRFASVYRRFSDIASFERELSHIRQRKQAVTD; encoded by the coding sequence ATGAAATGTAGCCAATGCACGTGCGACGATACGAAAGTTATCGAAAGTCGTGATGTCGCAGAAGGTGAATCAGTCCGTCGGCGCCGCGCGTGTGCCACGTGTGGCTACCGCTTTACCACATACGAACGTATTGAACAGCCACAGCTTATTGTCGTAAAAAACGACAGTACGCGGCAGCTTTTTAATCGCCAAAAGCTCTTGGCGGGGCTATACAGGGCCTGTGAAAAAACGTCGGTTACGGGTCTGCAGCTCGAGAAACTCGTGCAGAGCATAGAGCATGAGCTATACGCCAGAGCAGACAACGAAGTGAGTTCCGGGAAAATCGGCGAAATGGTCATGAGCCGACTGAGCGAACTTGACGAAGTGGCGTATGTCCGGTTTGCGAGCGTATACAGGCGGTTTAGTGATATTGCGAGCTTTGAGCGCGAACTATCGCACATACGACAGCGCAAGCAAGCAGTGACCGATTAG
- the ftsZ gene encoding cell division protein FtsZ codes for MAQAVDPAIETFARIKVVGVGGAGGAAINRMVEAGVEGVEFVAINTDAQALHNSQAGTKIHIGRDTTRGLGAGADPAVGEQAANESRDEIKDALQGADMIFVTIGAGGGTGSGAGHIVAQIAKEMGVLVVGFATKPFAFEGDKRRRNADSAIEKLRNAVDTLIIIPNDRLLQTIDRATPLLEAFKVADDVLRQGVQGISDLITVHGLINLDFADVKAVMRNAGSALMGIGRASGENRAIQAAQQAIESPLLEVSIDGARGILFNVIGGQDLSMHEINTAAEAITAAADPDANIIFGATISPELDGEIIITVVATGFDASYFANRQAAVTSLPAQPAVPEESTITQPLESVAKTTEKDMEELDMSIKDNSAKQADDAADFTSETPMPNIWAIQHDDDKASSPQEKTDMHAPVVSEHDEDELEKPSFLRRLTRRRSKDSVDSEDIDK; via the coding sequence ATGGCACAGGCAGTTGATCCAGCAATTGAAACATTCGCACGAATAAAAGTGGTTGGTGTTGGTGGTGCTGGTGGCGCGGCCATAAACCGTATGGTTGAGGCTGGCGTAGAAGGCGTTGAATTTGTCGCCATAAACACCGACGCACAGGCGCTTCATAACTCACAAGCAGGAACCAAAATTCACATTGGCCGCGATACGACACGGGGGCTTGGTGCTGGCGCAGACCCGGCTGTTGGCGAACAGGCAGCCAACGAGTCGCGTGACGAAATCAAAGACGCCCTGCAGGGTGCCGATATGATATTTGTGACCATTGGCGCTGGAGGCGGTACGGGCAGCGGTGCGGGGCATATTGTGGCTCAGATTGCAAAAGAGATGGGCGTTCTTGTCGTTGGCTTTGCGACAAAGCCATTTGCATTTGAGGGCGATAAACGTCGCCGTAACGCTGACTCTGCAATAGAAAAACTCCGGAATGCCGTTGACACACTTATTATTATTCCCAATGACCGACTTCTTCAAACAATTGACCGTGCCACACCGCTCCTAGAAGCGTTTAAGGTTGCCGACGATGTCTTGCGTCAAGGCGTTCAGGGCATTTCTGACCTTATTACCGTACACGGACTCATCAACCTTGACTTTGCCGATGTAAAGGCAGTTATGAGGAACGCTGGCTCTGCGCTTATGGGCATTGGACGTGCCAGTGGAGAAAACCGGGCAATCCAAGCTGCGCAACAGGCTATTGAGTCGCCACTACTGGAAGTGTCTATAGATGGCGCTAGGGGAATTCTCTTCAATGTCATTGGTGGCCAAGACCTCTCCATGCACGAAATCAATACCGCCGCCGAGGCAATTACGGCTGCGGCCGACCCAGACGCAAACATTATCTTCGGTGCTACCATTAGTCCTGAGCTCGACGGTGAGATTATCATCACGGTTGTTGCAACCGGATTTGACGCTTCCTATTTTGCGAACCGACAGGCGGCCGTAACATCGCTTCCTGCGCAGCCAGCCGTGCCCGAGGAAAGTACCATAACTCAGCCGCTCGAATCCGTGGCGAAAACTACGGAGAAAGACATGGAAGAGCTGGACATGTCTATTAAGGACAACAGCGCAAAACAAGCAGATGATGCTGCTGACTTTACTAGTGAAACACCCATGCCCAACATATGGGCAATACAGCACGATGATGATAAAGCAAGCTCCCCGCAAGAAAAAACCGACATGCATGCGCCTGTTGTCTCCGAACACGATGAAGACGAACTTGAAAAGCCCTCGTTCCTTCGCAGGCTAACTCGCCGCCGCTCGAAAGACAGTGTCGATTCTGAAGACATCGATAAATAA
- the ftsA gene encoding cell division protein FtsA yields the protein MRDGHPPEHYVGLDIGTSTVRCVIGARDTNDPAAISVIGHGSSPNQGMRKGVVMHVDETVEAIVQAITEAERISGVRIEHATVNVNGAHVSGMNSRGTIAISGPNREITAEDRDRVEEAAAIVKLPANREILQVFAKNYRLDGQDNLKDPVGMHGVRLEVDCHILTAATPNVRNLDLVLEKAQVRPQHRTVSSLAAAEAVLDRKQKEAGTAVVDIGAGTTNVVVIEDGEIQHIAVIPMGGTHITNDLAIGLKTDLDVAEQVKLKHVTIGDTTDKTYRIIVDGTGHTFEQAETNMIVEARVEELFEYVDKELQKIHRSRKLPGGVVIVGGSAALPGLAEFAKERLQLPARIGKIRGLAGLVDTVDDPSFATATGLMLLDILLAPYVNDQITSTDLFGGGLQSTVGKLLKRVRR from the coding sequence ATGCGCGATGGCCATCCACCTGAACACTACGTCGGTCTTGATATCGGCACGTCTACCGTTCGCTGTGTCATTGGTGCGCGAGACACGAACGACCCGGCGGCTATATCTGTCATTGGACATGGCAGCAGTCCAAATCAGGGTATGCGTAAGGGTGTTGTTATGCATGTGGACGAAACGGTTGAAGCAATTGTGCAGGCAATCACTGAGGCAGAGCGTATATCTGGCGTACGGATAGAACACGCCACGGTTAATGTAAACGGGGCGCATGTGAGTGGCATGAATTCACGCGGGACCATTGCTATCAGTGGCCCTAACCGTGAGATTACGGCAGAAGACAGAGACAGGGTGGAAGAGGCAGCGGCAATTGTAAAGCTGCCAGCAAACCGCGAAATATTGCAGGTATTTGCCAAAAACTACCGGCTTGACGGTCAAGACAACTTGAAAGACCCGGTTGGTATGCACGGCGTGCGACTGGAAGTAGACTGTCATATTCTGACGGCGGCAACCCCAAACGTCCGTAACCTAGACCTTGTGCTCGAGAAGGCGCAGGTTCGACCACAGCACCGCACGGTATCGTCCTTGGCGGCCGCAGAGGCTGTGCTTGACCGCAAACAGAAAGAGGCGGGTACGGCTGTGGTGGATATTGGCGCTGGTACGACGAACGTTGTGGTTATAGAAGACGGCGAAATCCAGCATATAGCAGTTATACCCATGGGCGGCACGCACATAACAAACGACCTTGCCATTGGCCTAAAGACCGACCTAGACGTAGCGGAGCAGGTCAAATTGAAGCACGTTACCATTGGTGATACAACCGACAAGACATATAGAATTATTGTTGATGGCACCGGACACACGTTTGAACAGGCCGAGACAAATATGATTGTTGAGGCGCGGGTAGAGGAGCTATTTGAATATGTCGACAAAGAGCTGCAAAAAATTCACCGCTCTCGGAAACTACCTGGTGGTGTCGTCATCGTTGGGGGTAGTGCAGCGTTGCCTGGTCTGGCGGAATTTGCCAAAGAGCGGCTGCAACTTCCTGCGCGGATTGGTAAGATACGCGGGCTTGCGGGACTGGTCGACACGGTAGATGACCCTTCATTTGCAACCGCAACAGGGTTAATGCTCCTCGATATACTACTTGCACCGTACGTAAACGACCAAATCACTTCAACGGATTTATTCGGCGGTGGCCTGCAGTCTACGGTCGGCAAGCTACTAAAGCGCGTCCGTAGGTAA
- the map gene encoding type I methionyl aminopeptidase produces the protein MQPKTDAEIKAMRESGCILATVLEKIRREVRVGMTPKQVSELAAKETERLGGVPAFKGFEGYPDIICISNNNEVQHSIPNEVPFKNGDVVNFDYGVIVKGMITDAGITVCIGGKPDADAVRLLKGTEEALYAGLDVVRDGARVGDISATIEKVLRSYNLGIVRELVGHGVGHELHEAPEIPNHGHAGTGPTLKAGMTIAIEPITTLGDHKIFGAHDGWTLLTVDGSRSAQFEHTVLVTQEGCEILTQV, from the coding sequence ATGCAGCCAAAAACAGATGCCGAAATAAAGGCTATGCGTGAAAGCGGGTGTATTTTGGCGACTGTTCTAGAAAAAATCCGACGCGAAGTTCGCGTCGGCATGACACCCAAGCAGGTTTCTGAGCTGGCGGCGAAGGAAACAGAACGGCTCGGCGGTGTGCCGGCTTTTAAGGGCTTTGAAGGCTACCCAGACATTATTTGCATATCTAACAACAACGAGGTGCAGCACAGCATACCGAACGAGGTGCCGTTTAAGAACGGTGATGTTGTGAATTTTGACTACGGCGTGATAGTAAAAGGTATGATAACTGACGCAGGGATTACGGTGTGCATAGGGGGCAAACCAGATGCAGATGCAGTGCGGCTTCTGAAGGGCACGGAAGAGGCGTTATATGCAGGGCTCGATGTCGTGCGAGACGGCGCACGTGTAGGGGATATATCTGCCACCATAGAGAAAGTACTGCGTTCGTACAACCTTGGTATCGTGCGCGAGCTAGTTGGTCACGGTGTGGGGCATGAGCTTCATGAAGCACCCGAAATACCAAACCACGGCCATGCCGGTACTGGCCCAACGCTGAAAGCTGGTATGACTATAGCAATTGAGCCAATTACCACACTCGGTGACCACAAAATCTTCGGTGCACACGACGGTTGGACGCTCCTAACGGTCGACGGCAGTCGCAGCGCCCAGTTTGAACACACTGTCCTTGTTACCCAAGAAGGCTGCGAAATATTGACGCAAGTCTAG
- a CDS encoding nucleoside monophosphate kinase yields MILLMGPAGAGKSLQGHKLADEHGYAYISTGEIFRLFLTGHRRAAMLEGKLMTDDETIDMIDKVFDIIDTTGEFILDGFPRTATQVEWLMKQVKKGRFGKPVVVHMDVSEKETRRRLGLRGRPDDTPEAITERYKLYASKTQPILQQFREGGVVVHDVNADGTPTKVYKNIVDALGIPEKF; encoded by the coding sequence ATGATACTACTGATGGGGCCAGCCGGTGCTGGAAAAAGCTTGCAAGGGCACAAACTAGCCGACGAACACGGCTATGCCTATATATCGACTGGTGAGATATTTCGATTGTTCCTGACTGGGCACCGCCGGGCGGCAATGCTAGAAGGCAAGCTTATGACCGATGATGAAACCATAGATATGATAGACAAGGTTTTTGACATCATCGACACAACGGGCGAGTTTATCCTCGATGGGTTTCCCCGCACGGCGACTCAGGTGGAGTGGCTTATGAAACAGGTCAAAAAAGGTCGGTTCGGGAAGCCAGTGGTAGTCCACATGGACGTGAGCGAAAAAGAGACACGCCGCCGCCTTGGTCTCCGCGGTCGCCCAGATGACACACCCGAGGCCATCACCGAACGCTACAAGTTGTACGCAAGCAAGACCCAGCCTATTTTGCAGCAGTTTCGTGAGGGTGGCGTGGTTGTACACGATGTCAATGCCGACGGCACTCCTACTAAGGTATATAAAAACATTGTTGATGCGCTGGGCATACCTGAAAAATTCTAA
- a CDS encoding GatB/YqeY domain-containing protein → MIKQKLQDDVKAAMLAGDSLRLETLRGLKSVILYAEVAAGKREEGLTDDEILALFSKEAKKRQESAELYIQGGAQEKADKELAEKAIIEAYLPAQLSEAELAAIIDEVLNEVKPAGLQQMGQVIGQVKSKVGNTADGSLIAKLVKEKLS, encoded by the coding sequence ATGATAAAGCAGAAATTACAAGATGATGTGAAGGCGGCCATGTTGGCTGGTGATTCGCTGCGCCTTGAAACCCTGCGGGGTCTCAAGAGCGTCATTTTGTATGCGGAAGTGGCAGCTGGCAAGCGTGAAGAAGGCCTGACTGACGATGAAATCCTTGCGCTTTTTTCCAAAGAAGCCAAAAAACGCCAGGAAAGCGCGGAGCTTTATATACAGGGTGGTGCTCAGGAAAAAGCCGACAAAGAGCTTGCCGAAAAGGCCATCATAGAAGCCTACCTTCCGGCGCAATTGAGTGAGGCGGAACTGGCGGCCATAATAGACGAAGTGCTAAATGAAGTGAAACCAGCAGGCTTGCAACAGATGGGGCAGGTCATAGGCCAAGTGAAATCAAAGGTTGGCAATACAGCCGACGGCAGTCTAATAGCGAAACTAGTTAAGGAGAAACTATCATGA
- the rpsU gene encoding 30S ribosomal protein S21 yields MIEVTRKDGKESAENLVRRFNRRVQQSGLVIAVKSGQYFEKPLSKRDRRKKAIIRNERKALKLKKIKLGQK; encoded by the coding sequence ATGATAGAAGTGACACGAAAAGACGGGAAAGAGAGTGCCGAAAACCTGGTGCGACGGTTTAATCGCCGCGTACAGCAATCCGGGCTCGTTATCGCCGTTAAATCAGGCCAATACTTCGAGAAGCCACTGAGCAAGCGCGATCGCCGTAAGAAGGCAATCATCCGCAATGAGCGGAAGGCTCTGAAGCTAAAGAAGATTAAACTTGGCCAAAAGTAA
- a CDS encoding type II toxin-antitoxin system VapC family toxin, with protein MTAEKSVVFLDANVLLYYLDGSSPHHAHTENTLSHFIEIGAALCTSHHALEEVLHVTLQVFGAEAVPDALGDISKIPGLYLLEPIADFAFAQRYTKLLGSVNVGLNDCLILQLMLDNGIPHLYTYDEKLVRAATALNISSITNNIKSPP; from the coding sequence ATGACAGCTGAGAAGAGCGTAGTTTTTCTCGATGCCAATGTCCTACTATATTATCTCGATGGCAGCAGTCCGCATCACGCGCACACAGAAAATACGCTGAGCCACTTCATAGAAATCGGGGCGGCGTTATGCACGTCACACCATGCGCTTGAGGAGGTCTTACACGTCACGTTGCAGGTGTTTGGCGCAGAGGCAGTACCCGATGCGCTGGGTGACATTTCGAAAATACCAGGTCTATATCTCCTCGAACCAATTGCAGATTTTGCATTCGCACAGCGCTACACAAAACTTCTTGGGTCAGTAAATGTCGGGCTGAACGACTGCCTCATCCTTCAACTCATGCTTGACAATGGCATCCCCCACCTCTATACCTACGACGAGAAACTTGTCCGCGCCGCTACTGCACTCAACATCAGCAGCATTACAAATAACATAAAATCACCCCCGTAA
- a CDS encoding DUF2750 domain-containing protein gives MSLSAAQQALFFKEARIQESVWTIKDARGFPAPLVGGKTQRVMPFWSTQSRAQKVIDTVEAYHGFTPFEIPIDKWIEDWLAGLELDNTLVGLNWYGQHATGYGLTPNTVRNRLKAAS, from the coding sequence ATGTCGCTAAGCGCTGCACAACAAGCACTATTTTTCAAAGAAGCTCGTATTCAAGAATCAGTTTGGACTATAAAAGATGCCCGAGGCTTCCCTGCTCCGCTCGTAGGCGGAAAAACCCAACGTGTCATGCCTTTTTGGTCAACGCAATCCCGCGCTCAAAAAGTTATAGATACGGTAGAGGCGTATCATGGCTTTACCCCGTTTGAAATTCCAATAGATAAATGGATCGAGGATTGGCTAGCAGGACTAGAGCTTGATAACACACTCGTCGGCCTAAACTGGTATGGGCAACATGCGACAGGCTATGGCTTAACGCCCAATACGGTGAGAAATCGGTTAAAAGCAGCTAGCTGA
- a CDS encoding winged helix-turn-helix transcriptional regulator, whose translation MLDVFITSRVRRKIIVIYAKYPDFKTHVRGLAKLIKEDAGNIQRELKRLEKAGFLISEKQGNTKIYHTNKQFIIFKELQSIVLKSQRTQQKRHVS comes from the coding sequence ATGCTAGACGTCTTCATCACCAGCCGAGTTCGCCGCAAGATTATTGTTATCTATGCCAAGTACCCAGACTTTAAAACACATGTTCGCGGCCTCGCCAAGCTTATCAAGGAAGACGCTGGCAACATCCAGCGCGAACTGAAGCGCCTCGAGAAAGCTGGCTTTCTTATATCTGAAAAACAGGGAAACACGAAAATCTACCACACGAACAAGCAGTTCATCATCTTCAAAGAGCTCCAAAGCATTGTCCTCAAAAGCCAGCGCACCCAACAAAAACGCCACGTCAGCTAG
- the priA gene encoding primosomal protein N': MYYYEVLVGDLQYHGKSALTYSSEASLLPGSVVRIALRSRCVLGIVLREVAEPSFSAKSVSAAAQAPPLPSALLGLIDWLYEYYPAPFGGVVRQFLPPSTAFPRKISNNQSSNTNDQTNSKFKIQNSKTLPVLTVEQSRALADIQPQGYHLLHGITGSGKTRLYIELTRQTLKGGKSAIILTPEIGLTAQLTDSFTGVFPEQVFVLHSRLTAAARRDIWYQIISSKHPLIVIGPRSALFAPVQQLGLIVIDESHDQAYKSDSSPRYRSERVAAKLAQLHGARLVSGTATPSVEEHHLLEARDRPIIQLASRAVASDTEASLHIIDLRDRSQLSRSSVFTTLLVEAVQLAMSKHEQSLLFLNRRGTASAILCSQCGWQALCPHCDLAMTYHGDTHLMRCHVCGRTQPLPGSCPDCSETDIILKTIGTKAVVEEVKRLFPHARVMRFDTDATKAEQLENHLAALKEGNVDIIVGTQMITKGLDLPNLSVVGILSADSSLLIPDYTASERTFQLLTQVIGRVGRGHRAGTVYIQTYNPSHPTILAALQRDWAGFYARELSERHTFHFPPFTYLLKLTCLRATSSSAEKTAMKLKEQIDNSHPGLNVEGPSPAFHPRESGKYKWQLIVKSAQRQALVDIAQALPSGWTHDLDPINLL; this comes from the coding sequence ATGTACTACTACGAGGTGCTCGTTGGCGACCTGCAATATCACGGTAAAAGTGCCCTGACATATTCATCAGAGGCCTCACTACTGCCTGGTTCCGTTGTGAGAATTGCGCTGCGCAGTCGATGCGTGCTCGGTATTGTACTGCGCGAGGTGGCAGAACCTAGTTTTTCAGCAAAAAGCGTGTCGGCCGCGGCTCAAGCGCCGCCGCTACCCAGTGCCCTTCTGGGTCTGATTGATTGGCTCTACGAGTACTATCCAGCTCCTTTTGGCGGCGTGGTGCGACAGTTTCTGCCACCCTCGACCGCTTTTCCACGGAAAATCAGTAATAACCAATCATCAAATACCAATGACCAAACAAATTCAAAATTCAAAATTCAAAATTCAAAAACCTTACCCGTGCTAACAGTCGAACAATCACGCGCCCTCGCTGACATACAACCACAGGGCTATCACCTCCTCCACGGCATCACCGGCAGCGGCAAGACACGTCTGTATATTGAACTGACGCGGCAAACTCTGAAGGGCGGAAAATCGGCTATTATTCTCACGCCCGAAATAGGCCTCACCGCGCAACTGACAGATAGTTTTACGGGTGTTTTTCCAGAACAGGTTTTTGTGCTGCATTCCCGGCTAACTGCGGCAGCGCGGCGAGACATATGGTACCAAATCATCTCAAGCAAACACCCGCTCATTGTCATCGGGCCGCGCTCTGCCCTGTTCGCGCCCGTGCAGCAGCTCGGGCTGATTGTCATAGACGAGTCTCATGACCAAGCATACAAGAGCGATTCATCGCCTCGCTATCGCAGTGAACGAGTTGCCGCCAAGCTCGCCCAGCTACACGGAGCCCGTCTTGTCAGTGGCACTGCCACCCCAAGTGTTGAAGAACATCACCTGCTTGAGGCTCGAGACCGGCCCATCATACAGCTCGCGTCACGAGCGGTAGCCAGCGATACAGAGGCCAGCCTGCACATCATCGACCTGCGCGATAGAAGCCAGCTGAGTCGGAGTAGTGTCTTCACAACGCTGCTAGTAGAGGCCGTGCAGCTCGCCATGAGCAAGCACGAACAAAGTTTACTGTTCCTCAACCGCCGAGGCACTGCAAGCGCCATACTCTGTAGTCAGTGCGGTTGGCAAGCCCTGTGTCCACACTGTGACCTCGCTATGACCTACCACGGCGATACACATCTTATGCGTTGTCATGTGTGCGGCCGCACCCAGCCCCTACCCGGCAGCTGTCCAGACTGCTCGGAAACAGATATCATCCTCAAAACCATCGGCACAAAAGCCGTAGTAGAGGAAGTGAAGCGACTCTTCCCGCACGCCCGCGTCATGCGCTTCGACACCGACGCAACCAAAGCAGAACAGCTAGAAAACCACCTCGCCGCCCTCAAAGAAGGCAATGTCGATATCATCGTCGGTACCCAAATGATAACCAAGGGGCTCGACCTGCCAAACCTTTCTGTAGTTGGGATACTAAGTGCTGACAGCAGCCTGCTTATACCGGACTACACCGCCTCCGAACGTACCTTCCAGTTGCTTACGCAGGTAATCGGTCGCGTTGGACGCGGCCACCGTGCCGGCACGGTGTACATACAAACATACAACCCGTCGCATCCAACCATTCTTGCCGCTTTGCAGCGCGATTGGGCCGGTTTTTATGCCCGCGAGCTGTCAGAACGACACACTTTTCATTTCCCGCCCTTCACGTATCTTCTTAAACTCACCTGCCTGCGCGCTACCAGTTCCTCGGCAGAAAAAACAGCAATGAAGTTAAAGGAACAGATTGATAATAGCCATCCCGGGTTAAACGTTGAAGGTCCGTCGCCTGCGTTTCATCCCCGTGAAAGCGGCAAATACAAATGGCAGCTCATAGTCAAAAGTGCCCAGCGCCAAGCGCTGGTCGACATTGCACAGGCTCTCCCAAGCGGCTGGACCCACGACCTCGACCCTATAAACCTTTTGTAG
- the def gene encoding peptide deformylase, whose translation MSKQLITLPNPHLRQRSKKVGFIGDEVKQLIVDMQDATLKWEDGRDHEVGVALAAVQIDELWRVVVIRNNFEDKSDRTFRVFINPEITKYEGEVVADYEGCLSIKNVYGLVPRHSKVRVKALNEHGKEIRLTAEGFLARIFQHEIDHTNGIVFIDHIKDDSAAFFTLTESGKLEPKDYEQDIEHNAELWD comes from the coding sequence ATGAGTAAACAGCTAATCACCCTACCAAACCCACATCTGCGGCAGCGCAGTAAAAAAGTCGGCTTCATTGGCGACGAAGTCAAACAACTCATTGTCGACATGCAGGACGCCACGCTCAAGTGGGAAGACGGCCGTGACCATGAGGTTGGTGTGGCACTCGCCGCTGTTCAAATAGATGAACTCTGGCGCGTTGTTGTCATACGTAACAATTTCGAAGACAAAAGTGACCGAACATTTCGCGTTTTCATCAACCCAGAGATTACAAAGTATGAGGGCGAGGTTGTTGCGGACTACGAAGGCTGCCTTAGTATAAAAAATGTATACGGTCTGGTCCCCCGGCACAGCAAGGTGCGCGTAAAAGCACTGAACGAGCATGGCAAGGAAATCCGCCTTACAGCCGAGGGCTTTCTGGCGCGCATTTTTCAGCACGAAATCGACCACACGAACGGCATTGTCTTTATAGACCATATAAAAGATGATTCAGCTGCCTTCTTTACCCTAACGGAGTCTGGCAAACTGGAGCCAAAAGACTATGAACAAGACATCGAACACAACGCCGAACTCTGGGATTAG
- a CDS encoding methionyl-tRNA formyltransferase gives MNKTSNTTPNSGISPKQKRERSELSRSTDGDISVVFFGTGPVAAESLRLLATDFSIEAVITKPKPQHHKGDFPVLDVAKQLALPVIPVTNAAEVSEKVLGQSFHSRLAVLIDFGIIVRQDVIHSFPLGILNSHFSLLPQWRGADPITFSIVSGQKQTGVSLMKVVEKLDEGDIVAFGLYDMDGTETNHSLTHDLVNLSAGLLRDTLPRYMENPRAISQDNVADIVPEVDYPREVSYSRKLTKKDGIIDLTKSAAQLEREVRAYSGWPGSRTVIANKDVVITAAHVADNTLHNVDKKTIFIANKQLCLQTADGILVIDSLKPAGKPAMPASAFLAGYKQFLD, from the coding sequence ATGAACAAGACATCGAACACAACGCCGAACTCTGGGATTAGCCCCAAGCAAAAGCGTGAAAGGTCGGAGCTTTCACGCAGCACAGATGGTGATATTAGCGTGGTGTTCTTTGGTACGGGGCCAGTTGCAGCAGAGTCACTGCGGCTGCTTGCGACGGATTTCAGTATTGAGGCAGTAATCACGAAACCAAAGCCGCAGCACCATAAAGGCGACTTCCCCGTCTTGGATGTAGCAAAGCAGCTTGCGCTACCAGTCATCCCTGTAACCAACGCAGCCGAAGTATCTGAAAAAGTTTTAGGGCAATCATTTCATAGTCGACTTGCGGTACTGATAGACTTTGGCATAATCGTACGGCAAGACGTAATACACAGCTTCCCGCTTGGCATACTCAACAGTCATTTTAGTTTGCTGCCGCAGTGGCGGGGCGCAGACCCCATTACGTTTTCTATAGTAAGCGGCCAGAAGCAAACTGGGGTGAGCCTAATGAAGGTTGTCGAAAAACTAGACGAAGGCGATATAGTAGCGTTTGGACTGTACGACATGGACGGCACCGAAACAAACCATTCACTTACACACGATTTGGTCAACCTGAGCGCCGGGCTGCTCCGAGATACGCTGCCGCGCTACATGGAAAATCCGCGGGCAATTTCACAGGATAACGTGGCAGATATAGTCCCAGAAGTCGACTATCCGCGCGAGGTTTCGTACTCGCGCAAACTTACCAAGAAAGACGGCATAATTGACCTCACAAAGTCGGCCGCACAGCTCGAGCGAGAGGTGCGCGCCTACTCGGGCTGGCCAGGCAGCCGTACCGTCATTGCAAACAAAGATGTCGTCATAACTGCCGCACATGTTGCCGATAACACTTTACATAATGTAGATAAAAAAACAATATTCATTGCCAACAAACAACTCTGTCTCCAGACTGCCGACGGCATCCTCGTCATAGACAGCCTCAAACCCGCCGGCAAACCCGCCATGCCCGCAAGCGCATTTTTAGCCGGATACAAACAATTCCTTGACTAA